The sequence below is a genomic window from Nostoc flagelliforme CCNUN1.
TATTTATCACCGCGATGCTGATGTTATTCGTCTAGTAGTCGATAACCTAAACACACATAATCCAGCATCTTTGTATGAAGTTTTTTCGCCTGAAGAAGCTCGTCGGATTGTTCAAAAATTAGAGTTTCACTACACACCAAAACATGCTTCTTGGTTAAATCAAGTTGAGATTGAATTCTCTGTTTTATCTCGACAGTGTTTAGAACGACGCATAAAAGACGTACAGACATTATCTTCTGAAATCGCCACTTGGGAACAACAACGGAATGATGCATCTGCCAGTGTAAATTGGCGCTTTAAAACCACTGATGCACGGAGAAAGATGGAGCGGTTATACCCAACCATGTCACCCAGCAAAGTTGAGTTGACAGAGTACTAGTAGTCTGGCAAGCCAACTTTGCAGGGTGAGACAGATTTTTGATAAGCTATTGGAAGTGTGGCTGCGGGTAACATCATGGCAAAGAAGTATACAGTAAATTTGAGTAAAGAAGAAGTAGAAAAACTGCGATCGCTAATCAAAACAGGCAAGAGTAAAGCAAGGAGTATGACTCGCGCCCATATACTGTTGATGGCATGGGAGGGAGAAATTGACAAAGCGATGCCGAAGGCGGGCTACGCCTACGCAGAATGTTTAAGAGTACACGTTTCAACCGTAGAGCGTACTCGTGCGAGATACGTAGAGGGAGGAATTGAATTAGCTGTACAAGACCGGCCTCATCCACCAAAACAACGAAAATTAGATGGTGAACAAGAAGCATTTCTGATTGCAACAGCTTGTTCTAAAGCACCATCAGGAAGAAATCGTTGGACGATGAAACTATTAGCAGAGCGCATAGTAAGTTTAAACATCGTAGATTCAGTCTCTAAAGAAACAGTTCGCTCCTATTTAAAAAAAACGAAATTAAACCTTGGTTAAAAGAACAATGGTGCATTCCCAAAGTGGATGCTGAGTATGTTTTACGGATGGAAGATTTATTAGATTTATACAGCCAACCATATGACCCAAAACATCCAGTAATTTGTTTCGATGAACGCCCATATCCTTTATTAGAGGATGTTAGAGAACGATTACCGCCCGAACCAGAGCAACCAGAGCGTTATGACTACGAGTATAAACGCAATGGAAGTGTCAATTTATTTGCAATTTTTGAACCTCATAAAGGTTGGCGACATATTGAGGTTACACAACAGAGAACAAAAAAAGATTTTGCTTTACAAATGAAAAATTTAGTTGACATTCATTGCCTACAAGCAGAATCTATTCGTTTAGTAGTTGATAACCTGAATACACATAATCCATCGGCTTTGTACGAAGTATTTCCACCAGAAGAAGCACGTCGGATTGTCCAAAAATTAGAGTTTCACTACACCCCCAAACATGCTAGTTGGTTAAACCAAGTTGAGATTGAATTTTCCGTTTTATCACGTCAGTGTTTGGAAAGGCGAATTGCTGATGTACAAACATTATCCCAAGAAATCGCCTTTTGGGAAAGCGATCGCAATTCTCAAAAAGCAAGTGTAAATTGGCGCTTTAAAATTACGGATGCACGTAAGAAAATGGGACGGCTATACCCAGATGCCTCACCCATCAAAGTTAGGTTGGCAGACTACTAGGAGAAAAAACCTTCTTTATTATATATCGACCCGAAAGGCTTACCTGCGCTTCCTGATGCTGCTTCACCATGAAATTAGCTGATGCTTCACCTGGAATCAAACTAGAGGAGTAATTTTCATTCTGGCTGAACTTCAGTTGGTGCTGATGCCGATACCCTCAGGTTACTCCCATGACTGCCGTTTTGCTCAATACGACCGTAGCATTTTAGAAAGTTAAGCCTCCCCAAGTCATAATTGTCAAGAAGTTAATGGGAAGTAGTCAGCCATGCAACAGTGAGTTTAAAAGCAGCCTGGATAGCAAAACACCAAAGCTGGTTACAACCAGAATTTTATCCGGAAATTTCCATAAATACTTAATAGAGTAAAACCCTTGCAATTTAAGGATTACATCTGCATCGACAAACTTCCCAAATTATTTTGGGAAAATAGTTGACAAAAAAATTTCAACTCGTTATATTGGATAAGCACCTGAGAGACAAGCGCGTTTAGAGCGACGACCGAAGGACGCCGAACCTTGAAAATATTATAGTTTGAAAGCGAAAAGACAGCAAGTAGTTTGCGTCAAGAAAATAAAGATAACTAAGCTGAAGTTAAAAAAGAGCAGCTAAATGAGCACAAACGCTTCAAAACGGAGAGTTTGATCCTGGCTCAGGATGAACGCTGGCGGTATGCTTAACACATGCAAGTCGAACGGTGTTTTCGGACACAGTGGCGGACGGGTGAGTAACGCGTGAGAATCTGGCTTTAGGTCTGGGACAACCACTGGAAACGGTGGCTAATACCGGATGTGCCGAAAGGTGAAAGGTTAACTGCCTGAAGATGAGCTCGCGTCTGATTAGCTAGTAGGTGTGGTAAAGGCGCACCTAGGCGACG
It includes:
- a CDS encoding IS630 family transposase (programmed frameshift), which translates into the protein MAKKYTVNLSKEEVEKLRSLIKTGKSKARSMTRAHILLMAWEGEIDKAMPKAGYAYAECLRVHVSTVERTRARYVEGGIELAVQDRPHPPKQRKLDGEQEAFLIATACSKAPSGRNRWTMKLLAERIVSLNIVDSVSKETVRSYLKKNEIKPWLKEQWCIPKVDAEYVLRMEDLLDLYSQPYDPKHPVICFDERPYPLLEDVRERLPPEPEQPERYDYEYKRNGSVNLFAIFEPHKGWRHIEVTQQRTKKDFALQMKNLVDIHCLQAESIRLVVDNLNTHNPSALYEVFPPEEARRIVQKLEFHYTPKHASWLNQVEIEFSVLSRQCLERRIADVQTLSQEIAFWESDRNSQKASVNWRFKITDARKKMGRLYPDASPIKVRLADY